Proteins co-encoded in one Bacteroidota bacterium genomic window:
- a CDS encoding sigma-54-dependent Fis family transcriptional regulator codes for MIKVLVIDDEKAIRRSIKEILEFEKYSVDEAEDGVQGLSMAQKNNYDVILSDIKMPKLDGMELQNKLIESGVGSALIIMSGHGTIDTAVEAVKKGAYDFLAKPIDLNRLLVTVRNAMDKSSLVTETKQLKKKISKTFDIIGESKAIKDIKDIIEKVAPTEARVLITGSNGSGKELVARWLHEKSNRAAGPLVEVNCAAIPSELIESELFGHEKGSFTSAIAQRKGKFEMAEGGTLFLDEIGDMSQSAQAKVLRALQESKITRVGGDKEIKVNVRVVAATNKDLKSEIEKGNFREDLYHRLNVIPIHVPSLNERLDDIPLLAKHFLNQICTEGNMPVKSISNEAIKELQKRSWTGNIREFRNVIERLVILGGKEISDKDVKQFA; via the coding sequence ATGATTAAAGTTTTAGTAATAGACGATGAGAAAGCCATTCGCAGAAGCATAAAGGAAATTCTGGAGTTTGAAAAATATTCTGTGGATGAAGCGGAAGATGGTGTGCAAGGACTTTCCATGGCACAGAAAAATAATTACGATGTTATTTTAAGTGATATAAAAATGCCAAAACTGGATGGCATGGAGTTACAAAATAAACTTATTGAATCGGGGGTGGGCAGTGCGCTAATTATTATGAGCGGACATGGAACCATTGATACCGCGGTGGAAGCCGTTAAAAAGGGTGCGTACGATTTTTTAGCTAAGCCCATTGATTTAAACCGCTTGCTGGTGACCGTTAGAAATGCGATGGATAAATCGAGTCTTGTTACGGAGACTAAACAGTTAAAGAAAAAAATCAGTAAAACTTTTGACATCATTGGCGAATCGAAAGCAATTAAGGATATCAAGGATATAATTGAAAAAGTAGCTCCAACAGAGGCCCGTGTTTTAATAACAGGTAGCAATGGTAGCGGGAAAGAATTAGTGGCTCGCTGGTTACACGAGAAAAGCAATCGTGCTGCCGGACCGCTTGTTGAGGTAAACTGCGCTGCTATTCCATCAGAATTAATTGAAAGCGAATTGTTCGGTCATGAGAAAGGATCATTTACGAGTGCCATCGCACAACGTAAGGGTAAATTTGAAATGGCTGAAGGCGGTACTTTGTTTTTGGATGAAATTGGAGATATGAGCCAGTCGGCACAAGCCAAAGTATTACGTGCTTTACAGGAAAGTAAAATTACGCGTGTGGGTGGCGATAAAGAGATTAAAGTGAATGTTCGAGTGGTGGCAGCAACGAATAAGGATTTGAAATCCGAAATCGAAAAGGGAAATTTCAGAGAGGATTTATACCATCGCTTAAATGTAATCCCAATTCATGTACCGTCTTTAAATGAACGATTAGATGATATTCCTCTCTTGGCTAAACATTTCTTAAATCAAATTTGTACGGAAGGTAACATGCCTGTAAAGTCGATTTCCAATGAAGCAATAAAGGAATTGCAAAAACGCAGCTGGACAGGAAATATCCGAGAGTTTCGTAATGTAATTGAGCGTTTAGTGATTTTAGGTGGTAAGGAAATCAGCGATAAAGATGTTAAGCAGTTTGCTTAA
- a CDS encoding exopolyphosphatase — MRIAVIDLGTNTFNLLIVDKNGDFTYKKLESARIPVKLGEGSINKGFISEKPFARGINALKEYRKIIDKNEVKKVLALATSAIRSASNGKDFVAKAKAETGIDIEIIDGLREAELIYFGNRAAVKMDHRNSLIMDIGGGSTEFIIGNNSDLIWKESYLLGAARLLEYIEPSDPISEAEIKSLYGHFDKSLGSLKQSIREHGVYELVGSSGAFDSIVEMMAGEYQTTNITENKTEYLIDLDKYFPLSEKIIRMSYQERLKVKGLIEMRVDMIAISCLFVNYIIREFNLKQLRVSTYSLKEGVIFST, encoded by the coding sequence ATGCGGATTGCCGTTATCGATTTAGGGACTAATACTTTTAATCTGCTTATTGTAGATAAAAACGGCGATTTTACCTATAAAAAGCTCGAATCAGCACGGATTCCGGTCAAGCTGGGAGAGGGGAGCATTAATAAGGGTTTCATCTCTGAAAAGCCATTTGCCAGAGGTATTAATGCTTTAAAGGAATACCGTAAAATCATTGATAAAAATGAAGTAAAAAAGGTGCTGGCACTTGCCACTTCAGCTATTCGTAGTGCTTCAAACGGAAAGGATTTTGTGGCAAAAGCTAAAGCTGAAACCGGGATTGATATTGAAATAATTGATGGTTTACGTGAGGCGGAACTCATTTATTTTGGCAATCGCGCAGCTGTGAAAATGGATCACCGTAATTCATTAATCATGGATATTGGCGGAGGAAGCACTGAATTTATTATTGGCAATAATTCGGATTTAATCTGGAAGGAAAGTTATTTACTGGGCGCTGCTCGTCTATTAGAATACATCGAACCCTCCGATCCGATATCGGAAGCCGAGATAAAAAGTTTATACGGTCATTTTGATAAATCCCTCGGATCGCTTAAACAATCCATTCGTGAACATGGTGTTTATGAATTGGTAGGCTCTTCAGGGGCTTTTGACAGTATCGTGGAAATGATGGCCGGCGAATATCAAACCACTAACATTACTGAAAATAAAACGGAGTATCTGATTGACTTGGATAAATATTTCCCCCTATCAGAAAAAATTATCCGCATGTCTTACCAGGAGCGCTTAAAGGTGAAAGGCCTAATAGAAATGCGTGTGGATATGATAGCTATTTCATGTTTATTTGTTAATTACATAATCCGTGAATTTAATTTAAAACAGTTACGAGTTTCAACATACTCTCTTAAAGAAGGAGTGATTTTTAGTACATAA
- a CDS encoding S8 family serine peptidase, with the protein MKKQLFFWITVLSFCFYNGYSQNAVPGCVDGEIYLKYKPGTVVKYKTPTDINPMVMPGMKTLIGKYGVTAAQKPFYQAIDSKDLQLVYKVAFSNINDVENLISDLSSHPSVEYAEKVPLCVTSYTTNDPQGPTYSTNQWFLNTIGAQNAWNVFNSTSNGTSTITVAVVDNAIARTHPDLSANIWTNTGEIAGNNIDDDGNGYVDDINGYDVGDNDNSVLPPNTSWSHGTHCSGIVGARNDNAVGISSIGHNVKIIPVKATANSAGSNAVTNGYGGIVYAARCNAKVISLSWGGTVSSITDQSVINYAWGRGCIIIAAAANDGNNVLHYPAAYTNVYAVANTTQTDTKNSSSCYGTWVDISAPGTNIYSTVPNTSYNYLTGTSMACPLVAGLAGLMLSKNAYMTPTQVLNCISSTAANIYTIAANSSYAPNQLGAGRIQAYQAMLCASVTPGNAPTADFYSDIQSTCPGQPIKFFDVSTLYPTSWSWTFQGGTPATSTVKNPTVTYAAAGTYSVALTATNPYGNGSVTKIAYITITNPGSLPLVEGFQGAAWPPAGWVNDNKFQDSIKWERATNAGGFGTSSASALFDNYYHDAGGIRDGLMAPKLNFGTVSNARLRFDVAYSRYDATYSDTLEVKISTNCGNTWTSVYMKGGTALSTAPDYTVDLWVPTSTQWRRDSIDISTVVAGQGNVLIDFVNHGHYGQGIYMDNVNLVYTVSALPPVANYNYPSSICTGASITFTDISTNVPTSWSWNMPGASVSTSTLQNPTVTYNTGGVYNVTLTATNGSGSNNSVKTITVTSTPTVTTGGTSTLCSGTSGTITASGATTYTWQPGGLTGSSVVVSPSANTTYTVTGKNGNCSGNNTKVITVNPTPTVNVNNPTICTGGTATLTASGATTYSWNTGGTGASINPAPASTTVYTVTGTTGSCSSSKTATVTVAPAPTVAVNAATICAGSSVNLIATGAASYTWNTGATTSSIAVSPTVNTTYTVTGANGTCVNTRTTSVNVNALPSVSLAASSSTACTASTGGINVTLTGSPSGGVFSGAGVSGGTFTVQPTAGTYTATYTFTNSTTGCSNSAATNILVSVCTGVGEVNLLDDNINLFPNPNSGIFTLQANMENAFDVTIYNNIGQLVYSKNALKGANEINLSEFGRGIYNVVIKVDTDYKTIKVIIE; encoded by the coding sequence ATGAAAAAACAATTATTCTTCTGGATAACCGTTTTGAGCTTTTGCTTTTATAACGGCTATTCGCAAAACGCTGTGCCTGGTTGTGTAGATGGAGAAATCTACTTAAAATACAAACCGGGAACAGTGGTTAAATACAAAACACCAACCGATATTAACCCTATGGTGATGCCGGGAATGAAAACATTAATTGGGAAATATGGTGTAACAGCTGCACAAAAACCATTTTACCAGGCTATAGACAGTAAAGATTTACAATTAGTTTATAAAGTTGCTTTTTCAAATATTAATGATGTTGAAAATTTAATCAGCGATTTATCGTCACATCCTTCGGTAGAATATGCTGAGAAAGTTCCGTTATGTGTAACTTCTTATACTACCAACGACCCCCAAGGACCAACTTACAGTACAAATCAATGGTTTTTAAATACAATTGGTGCTCAAAACGCGTGGAATGTATTTAATAGTACTTCTAATGGGACTTCAACCATTACTGTTGCGGTAGTGGATAATGCCATTGCAAGAACCCATCCTGATTTGAGTGCAAATATTTGGACAAACACCGGAGAAATTGCAGGTAACAACATCGATGATGACGGAAATGGTTATGTGGATGATATAAATGGTTATGATGTGGGTGATAACGATAATAGTGTGTTACCCCCGAATACTTCTTGGAGTCACGGAACTCACTGTTCCGGAATTGTGGGCGCAAGAAATGATAATGCGGTCGGGATTTCATCCATTGGACATAACGTAAAAATAATTCCTGTTAAAGCAACTGCGAACTCTGCAGGGTCAAATGCTGTAACCAACGGATACGGTGGAATCGTTTATGCCGCTCGTTGTAATGCAAAAGTAATTTCATTATCGTGGGGTGGAACAGTTTCATCAATTACCGATCAATCTGTGATTAATTATGCCTGGGGAAGAGGTTGTATCATTATTGCTGCAGCCGCTAATGATGGTAATAATGTGTTACATTATCCAGCAGCTTATACCAACGTTTATGCTGTTGCCAACACAACACAAACTGATACCAAAAACTCTTCTTCCTGCTATGGAACATGGGTAGATATTTCAGCGCCCGGTACAAACATTTATAGTACAGTTCCGAACACCAGTTATAACTACTTAACAGGAACCTCTATGGCTTGCCCGTTAGTTGCTGGCCTAGCAGGTTTAATGCTTTCGAAAAATGCATACATGACGCCAACTCAGGTATTGAATTGTATTTCTTCAACAGCAGCTAATATTTATACCATCGCAGCAAATTCTTCTTACGCGCCAAATCAATTAGGTGCCGGACGTATTCAAGCATATCAAGCGATGTTATGTGCATCCGTTACGCCTGGAAATGCGCCAACAGCTGATTTTTACTCGGACATTCAAAGTACTTGTCCAGGACAACCAATTAAATTCTTTGATGTTTCTACATTATATCCAACCAGCTGGAGCTGGACTTTCCAAGGCGGAACACCTGCTACCTCAACTGTAAAAAACCCTACTGTTACTTATGCAGCAGCGGGAACCTATTCAGTTGCTTTAACAGCAACCAATCCATACGGTAATGGTTCGGTAACTAAGATTGCTTATATCACTATTACTAACCCGGGTTCTTTACCATTAGTGGAAGGGTTCCAGGGAGCTGCATGGCCTCCTGCAGGATGGGTTAATGATAACAAATTTCAAGATTCTATTAAATGGGAAAGAGCTACCAATGCCGGTGGATTCGGAACCAGCAGTGCCTCTGCCTTATTTGATAACTATTATCATGATGCCGGAGGAATTCGTGACGGTTTAATGGCGCCAAAGTTAAATTTTGGTACAGTTTCAAACGCTCGCTTACGTTTCGACGTAGCTTATTCACGATACGATGCTACATACAGCGATACATTAGAAGTTAAAATCTCTACTAATTGCGGTAATACCTGGACCAGCGTATACATGAAAGGCGGTACAGCTTTATCAACTGCACCGGATTACACTGTTGATTTATGGGTTCCTACTTCTACACAATGGAGAAGAGATTCAATTGATATCTCGACTGTAGTTGCCGGGCAAGGAAATGTATTGATCGATTTTGTAAATCATGGTCATTACGGACAAGGCATCTATATGGATAACGTCAATTTAGTTTACACTGTTTCTGCATTGCCTCCTGTAGCGAATTACAATTACCCAAGCAGTATTTGTACAGGCGCTTCAATTACATTTACTGACATTAGTACAAACGTTCCAACATCCTGGAGCTGGAATATGCCTGGAGCATCGGTTTCTACATCTACACTTCAAAACCCTACTGTGACTTATAATACCGGAGGAGTTTATAATGTAACATTAACTGCAACCAATGGTAGCGGAAGTAACAATAGCGTAAAAACCATAACAGTTACAAGCACACCTACTGTTACAACAGGTGGAACCAGCACTTTGTGTTCCGGAACTTCAGGAACAATTACAGCGAGTGGTGCTACAACGTATACTTGGCAGCCTGGTGGTTTAACAGGGTCGTCAGTTGTCGTTTCTCCGTCAGCAAATACAACTTATACAGTGACAGGTAAAAATGGTAATTGTTCAGGTAACAACACAAAAGTAATTACAGTAAATCCAACACCAACCGTTAACGTAAACAATCCAACTATTTGTACAGGTGGCACAGCTACTTTAACTGCAAGTGGTGCTACAACTTATTCATGGAATACCGGAGGTACTGGCGCAAGTATAAATCCTGCTCCTGCTTCAACAACAGTTTATACAGTTACCGGAACAACAGGAAGTTGTTCTAGTTCCAAAACTGCTACAGTTACCGTTGCTCCTGCACCTACAGTGGCAGTAAACGCTGCAACCATTTGCGCAGGAAGTTCTGTAAACTTAATAGCAACCGGCGCTGCTTCTTATACATGGAATACTGGAGCAACAACTTCATCCATTGCCGTTTCTCCAACAGTTAACACAACTTATACCGTAACCGGAGCAAATGGAACTTGTGTAAATACAAGAACAACTTCCGTTAATGTAAATGCTTTACCAAGTGTTTCGCTTGCCGCATCATCAAGCACTGCTTGTACAGCATCAACCGGCGGAATTAATGTGACGTTAACTGGTTCGCCATCCGGTGGTGTATTCTCAGGAGCCGGTGTTAGCGGCGGTACATTTACCGTGCAACCAACTGCCGGTACATATACTGCAACTTATACATTTACCAACTCCACTACAGGTTGTTCCAATAGTGCCGCTACAAACATTTTAGTGAGCGTATGTACAGGCGTTGGAGAAGTTAATTTATTAGACGATAATATTAATTTATTCCCTAACCCTAATTCAGGTATCTTCACTCTTCAAGCTAACATGGAGAATGCTTTTGATGTAACTATTTACAACAATATCGGACAATTAGTTTACAGTAAAAACGCATTGAAAGGTGCCAATGAAATTAACTTAAGCGAATTTGGCCGCGGTATTTACAACGTAGTAATTAAAGTAGATACCGATTACAAAACTATAAAGGTGATTATCGAATAA
- the priA gene encoding primosomal protein N' translates to MAARTDLFVDVIVPLALPQKYTYRVPQEFNDEVRIGKRALVQFGKSKFYSAIIHNVHSQAPTAYTAKYIDSVIDEKPIVTEKQLKMWDWMSYYYMCGPGEVMNAALPSSLKLSSVSNIQLNPDFNLEECEHDFFNEREHSVIDALLAKETLSFDDVASILKVKTPHGLINSLIKKGVVLVYEEVKDKYKPKLLSFVKLYETYKDENKLRDLLNSLEKKAFKQAEVLLLFLHLSKTDEVKNNEWVKKADLLARFDNNPVNALIKKEILEEQQFEVGRLMHHHSETYKKELSAGQQLALNKVKESFDQHQVSLLHGVTGSGKTEIYAKLIEETIAGGKQVLYLLPEIALTTQLITRMRAYFGDKVGVYHSKFSENERVEIWNAVLNSPENENQHYSVVMGARSALFLPFRNLGLIIIDEEHDYSFKQQDPSPRYHARDTAIYLATLHSCKVLLGSATPSMESYQNALTGKYGFIELAERFHHNVANDTIICDIKQMEYEHQKKSILTPPLHAAIKQALHNKEQIILFQNRRGFAPYTECTACGWVPHCTQCDVALIYHKHSNKLMCHYCGYTIAPPSSCGACGHNDLRYKGYGTEKIEEDIEIMFPEAKVGRMDLDTTRSKHAYKQIIDDFEERHIDILIGTQMVTKGLDFDHVSVVGILNADSLLSFPDFRSHERAYQLITQVSGRAGRKHKHGKVYIQTIQPTHPVLQYVLNGDMRLFYNNQLMERKNYHYPPFSRLIELNVVSKDVNLVNNISTELAKRLKSFFGKDLLGPQFPLVSKIKNNYYKRIILKVDKASPPNQIRQMLHNEINNLHLYYRNEKFWVQVDVDPF, encoded by the coding sequence ATGGCAGCGCGTACCGATTTGTTTGTGGATGTGATTGTGCCTTTGGCTTTACCCCAAAAGTACACCTATCGCGTGCCTCAGGAGTTTAATGATGAGGTGCGAATAGGTAAGCGTGCGCTTGTGCAATTTGGTAAATCAAAATTTTATTCAGCTATTATTCATAACGTACATTCTCAGGCTCCCACTGCTTATACGGCTAAATACATTGATTCAGTCATTGATGAAAAGCCCATTGTTACCGAAAAGCAATTGAAGATGTGGGATTGGATGAGCTACTATTACATGTGCGGACCCGGCGAAGTAATGAATGCTGCTTTACCTTCTTCTTTGAAATTGAGCAGTGTTTCTAACATTCAGTTAAATCCCGATTTTAATCTCGAAGAATGCGAACACGATTTCTTTAATGAGCGGGAACATTCCGTAATAGATGCCTTGTTAGCCAAAGAAACATTGAGCTTCGATGACGTGGCTTCTATTCTTAAAGTTAAAACACCACACGGATTAATTAATAGTTTAATTAAAAAGGGAGTTGTATTGGTGTATGAAGAAGTAAAAGATAAATACAAACCTAAATTATTAAGCTTTGTAAAGCTTTATGAAACCTATAAAGACGAAAACAAACTCAGGGATCTTTTAAATTCATTGGAGAAAAAGGCATTCAAACAAGCTGAGGTTTTATTGTTGTTTTTGCATCTCTCAAAAACGGATGAGGTAAAAAACAACGAATGGGTAAAAAAAGCAGATTTACTGGCAAGGTTCGATAACAATCCGGTGAATGCGCTGATTAAAAAAGAAATTTTAGAGGAGCAGCAATTTGAAGTTGGACGCTTAATGCATCATCATTCAGAAACCTATAAAAAGGAACTAAGTGCAGGACAACAATTAGCATTAAATAAAGTTAAGGAGAGTTTTGATCAGCATCAGGTAAGTTTATTACATGGTGTCACTGGAAGTGGTAAAACAGAAATTTACGCCAAGCTTATTGAAGAAACCATCGCCGGCGGTAAACAGGTGTTGTACTTATTACCTGAAATAGCATTAACAACACAGCTCATTACACGTATGCGGGCTTATTTCGGTGATAAGGTAGGCGTGTATCACAGTAAATTCAGCGAGAATGAGCGTGTTGAAATATGGAATGCAGTTTTAAATAGTCCTGAGAATGAAAATCAGCACTACAGTGTTGTAATGGGAGCGCGTTCGGCATTGTTTTTACCCTTTAGAAATTTAGGATTGATAATTATTGATGAAGAACACGATTACTCTTTTAAACAACAGGATCCGTCACCGCGTTACCATGCACGCGATACCGCCATCTATTTAGCTACTCTGCATAGTTGTAAAGTGTTGTTAGGTTCAGCAACGCCTTCCATGGAATCGTATCAAAATGCTTTAACCGGTAAATATGGTTTTATAGAGTTGGCAGAGCGCTTTCATCATAATGTGGCTAACGATACCATTATTTGTGATATCAAACAGATGGAGTATGAGCATCAAAAGAAATCTATTCTAACGCCACCATTGCATGCTGCCATCAAACAAGCTTTACATAACAAAGAACAAATTATTTTATTTCAGAATCGTCGGGGCTTTGCGCCTTATACCGAATGTACCGCTTGTGGCTGGGTGCCGCATTGTACCCAATGCGATGTAGCTTTAATTTATCACAAGCACTCTAATAAACTCATGTGCCATTATTGCGGATATACCATTGCCCCTCCATCATCTTGCGGTGCATGCGGACATAACGATTTGCGATATAAAGGGTATGGTACCGAAAAAATAGAGGAAGATATTGAGATAATGTTTCCGGAGGCTAAAGTGGGACGGATGGATTTGGATACGACGCGAAGCAAACATGCCTACAAGCAAATCATTGATGATTTTGAAGAACGGCACATCGATATTTTAATTGGTACGCAAATGGTAACCAAAGGCCTCGATTTTGATCATGTAAGTGTGGTTGGGATTTTAAATGCCGATAGCTTGTTGAGTTTTCCGGATTTCCGTTCTCACGAAAGAGCGTATCAGTTAATTACCCAGGTAAGTGGCAGGGCAGGGCGTAAGCATAAGCATGGAAAGGTTTATATTCAAACCATTCAGCCAACGCATCCGGTGTTGCAATATGTATTGAATGGCGATATGCGCCTGTTTTATAATAACCAATTGATGGAAAGAAAAAATTACCATTATCCTCCATTCAGTCGTTTAATTGAATTAAATGTGGTAAGTAAGGATGTGAATCTTGTCAATAACATCAGCACCGAATTAGCTAAGCGATTAAAAAGTTTTTTCGGAAAAGATTTGTTGGGACCGCAATTTCCATTGGTGAGTAAAATAAAGAACAATTACTATAAGCGAATCATTTTAAAAGTAGATAAAGCTAGTCCGCCAAACCAAATTCGTCAAATGCTGCATAATGAAATTAATAATCTGCATTTGTATTATCGTAACGAAAAATTCTGGGTGCAAGTGGATGTAGATCCTTTTTAG
- a CDS encoding class I SAM-dependent methyltransferase → MGEKIWYKDWFNSPYYHVLYKNRDDKEAAAFISQLIENLHINPSHKVWDLACGKGRHSVYLNSKGIQVIGTDLAENSIEEALKSANERLEFFVHDMRTPFRINYFDFVFNLFTSIGYFDRPQDTYKVFQNVAQALKPDGCFVLDFFNCKKVTDCLIPHEIKTIEGIRFEIFKKVEDGKIVKRIEFDDKGETYFFEEKVALLNKENFTDMAVKAGLSLQNVFGDYHLNSFDADKSERLILIFKK, encoded by the coding sequence ATGGGCGAAAAGATTTGGTATAAAGACTGGTTTAACTCTCCGTATTATCATGTTTTGTATAAAAATAGAGATGATAAAGAGGCCGCCGCATTTATTAGTCAGCTCATTGAAAACCTTCACATAAATCCATCTCATAAAGTTTGGGATTTGGCCTGCGGAAAAGGTAGGCATTCGGTTTACCTAAATTCAAAGGGCATACAGGTTATTGGTACCGATTTGGCCGAAAACAGTATTGAAGAAGCTTTAAAATCGGCGAATGAAAGACTGGAGTTTTTTGTGCACGATATGCGTACACCTTTCCGGATTAATTATTTCGATTTTGTATTTAATCTTTTTACCAGTATCGGTTATTTCGATAGACCCCAAGATACCTACAAAGTTTTTCAAAATGTTGCACAGGCTTTAAAACCGGATGGATGCTTTGTTCTTGATTTCTTTAATTGCAAAAAAGTAACAGATTGTTTGATTCCTCATGAAATTAAAACCATTGAGGGAATCCGTTTCGAAATCTTTAAAAAAGTGGAAGATGGAAAAATAGTCAAGCGAATTGAGTTTGACGATAAGGGCGAAACTTACTTTTTTGAGGAGAAAGTGGCACTGCTGAATAAGGAAAACTTCACCGATATGGCTGTAAAAGCCGGACTGAGTTTGCAGAATGTTTTTGGGGATTATCATTTAAATTCTTTTGACGCGGATAAATCCGAGCGTTTAATTTTAATATTTAAAAAGTAA